Proteins co-encoded in one Leptospira montravelensis genomic window:
- a CDS encoding PHP domain-containing protein, producing MLFNVPGSIAYADNSIAVRPSLWKYRYVLILLSLLGILIVYQLAVVLLLRKSIVLPASSFQGTKIINPYQNWIGDGQEKISLHTHSNEVWFTPERHTVNEIQSEYKRDGFSNVAITDYGQVSETENQEYIRGMEWGQNLKKRHLLAIGIKKSFYDYFPIYASRENLNWVMDRMKKLGGYVVVSHPKLFDSFSREELLAIDGFQAVEVYSPFGDDPKILDSLLSQGRNIHCMASDDLHYFPENSIKSFDQPFWKDLIQTLGNQRSRKGESFLRYIVTAEGKKDQTSVLSSLNSGSFYCVKKFFQGADDPKVPKIFLTKDNTIQVNSRERYLEIRFIGQKGELLQVNPDTNNAEYRFQEKDVYVRLEMVALTGSILSNAIYLSN from the coding sequence ATGCTTTTCAATGTTCCGGGTTCCATTGCCTATGCAGATAACTCAATAGCAGTGCGTCCCTCCCTCTGGAAATACAGATATGTATTAATTTTATTATCTTTATTGGGGATATTGATTGTTTACCAACTAGCAGTTGTATTACTCCTTAGAAAGTCGATTGTTTTGCCAGCTTCCTCTTTTCAAGGTACAAAAATAATTAATCCATACCAAAATTGGATTGGGGACGGACAGGAAAAAATATCCCTACACACTCATTCCAATGAGGTATGGTTTACCCCAGAGAGACATACTGTAAATGAAATCCAATCCGAATACAAAAGAGATGGATTTTCCAATGTTGCTATCACTGATTATGGGCAAGTTTCTGAAACGGAAAATCAAGAATATATCCGTGGAATGGAATGGGGACAAAATTTAAAAAAACGTCACTTACTTGCCATTGGGATTAAAAAATCTTTTTATGATTATTTTCCTATATATGCGAGTCGCGAAAATCTGAATTGGGTTATGGATCGCATGAAAAAGTTAGGTGGTTATGTAGTTGTTTCGCATCCAAAACTATTCGATTCGTTTTCAAGGGAAGAACTTTTGGCAATTGATGGATTTCAAGCAGTAGAAGTATATTCGCCGTTTGGCGATGATCCAAAGATATTGGATTCTCTTCTTAGCCAAGGACGAAACATACATTGTATGGCAAGTGATGACTTACATTATTTTCCAGAAAACTCAATCAAAAGTTTTGACCAACCTTTTTGGAAAGATTTGATTCAAACTTTAGGAAATCAACGGTCAAGGAAGGGAGAGAGTTTTTTACGTTATATTGTTACAGCGGAAGGTAAAAAAGATCAAACTTCTGTATTATCTTCTCTCAATTCTGGATCTTTTTATTGTGTTAAAAAATTCTTTCAAGGTGCGGATGATCCTAAGGTACCGAAAATTTTTCTGACAAAGGATAATACCATCCAAGTGAATTCTAGGGAAAGGTATTTGGAAATTCGTTTTATCGGACAAAAAGGCGAATTGTTACAGGTAAACCCAGACACAAACAATGCTGAATATCGATTCCAAGAAAAAGATGTTTATGTGCGTTTGGAGATGGTTGCCCTTACTGGTTCTATCCTTTCCAACGCTATTTACTTAAGTAATTAA
- a CDS encoding ArnT family glycosyltransferase, protein MNTKHQVHFCFDKVGLVFSLETVKFFSVHRTFLLLLFVLVVFLFYGNSSPLVDQDEAAYAGFSRSMMETGDYLSMNFPYSTPHRKPPLHFWITSFLFQIFGPSEWALRLFPALCILGTGLLTYHLTNVMYGQRTALYAFSILSFSLYFPLNGKIALVDSLLVFLSMLGYVSLYHWILSNKKRFVFLFWLSVSLGLLVKGPPILIFLGGTCVLLLSLNQIRFRIWKLSPFLWFPISLLPLFLWGYFSWQKDNGILIRWMLDWYIFRRATDPVFGQSGPPGTYLMLFAITLFPWTRIYLSFLNENGWKLLAYLKTGGLKLFINLLPWNWKGIDSPFTPKRFLLIGLGFSWIFYEGLVSKLPSYPLAAYPILAILLGDQLSRKHNQIYMFRLYLTVSLVMIAVLSFVILPKFSELRKETKKVASEIQILVPHKETLHTFGGLGIPSFAYYYHRPIHEMNWEEIQTTKGYILVTESDYLLWKGLGIGWETIGEPFSIFAYDRNKKLTLRLVTTKKN, encoded by the coding sequence ATGAATACAAAACACCAGGTACATTTCTGCTTTGACAAAGTAGGTCTGGTTTTCTCTCTTGAGACTGTGAAATTCTTTTCTGTCCACCGCACCTTTCTTTTACTACTTTTTGTATTGGTAGTTTTTTTGTTTTATGGGAATTCCTCTCCCCTAGTTGATCAAGATGAGGCTGCCTATGCAGGTTTTTCTAGATCCATGATGGAAACAGGGGATTACCTTTCTATGAATTTTCCTTATTCCACTCCACACAGAAAACCACCTCTCCATTTTTGGATTACCTCTTTTCTTTTTCAAATATTCGGACCTTCAGAATGGGCCTTACGTTTATTTCCTGCACTTTGTATTCTGGGAACAGGTTTACTAACATACCACCTTACCAATGTTATGTACGGACAAAGAACGGCTTTGTATGCATTCAGTATTCTAAGTTTTTCACTCTATTTCCCTCTGAATGGAAAAATTGCCTTAGTAGATTCCCTTTTAGTTTTTTTAAGTATGTTAGGTTATGTTTCTCTTTACCACTGGATATTATCTAATAAAAAACGATTTGTATTTTTGTTTTGGCTTTCCGTGAGTTTGGGTCTGCTTGTAAAAGGACCTCCTATTCTTATTTTCCTTGGGGGAACTTGTGTCCTACTTTTAAGCCTGAATCAAATCCGTTTTAGAATTTGGAAACTAAGTCCTTTTTTATGGTTTCCTATTTCCCTACTCCCACTTTTTCTTTGGGGATATTTCTCTTGGCAAAAAGACAATGGGATTCTAATCCGATGGATGTTGGATTGGTATATTTTTCGACGAGCGACAGATCCTGTATTTGGACAATCAGGTCCCCCTGGCACCTATCTTATGTTATTTGCCATTACACTTTTCCCTTGGACTAGAATTTATCTTTCCTTTTTAAATGAAAATGGATGGAAATTGTTGGCGTATTTAAAAACAGGAGGTTTAAAACTTTTTATAAACTTACTTCCTTGGAATTGGAAAGGAATCGATTCTCCGTTTACACCAAAACGATTTTTACTCATAGGACTTGGTTTTTCTTGGATCTTTTACGAAGGTTTGGTTAGTAAACTTCCATCTTATCCATTAGCAGCCTATCCAATCCTTGCCATCCTTCTCGGTGACCAACTTTCAAGAAAACATAATCAAATCTATATGTTTCGGTTGTATTTGACTGTTTCTCTGGTTATGATTGCGGTCTTATCTTTTGTGATCCTTCCAAAGTTTTCTGAACTCAGAAAGGAAACAAAAAAGGTTGCAAGTGAAATTCAAATTTTGGTTCCTCATAAAGAAACCTTACATACCTTTGGTGGTCTAGGGATTCCAAGTTTTGCCTATTATTACCATAGGCCCATTCATGAAATGAATTGGGAAGAAATACAAACCACTAAAGGTTATATCCTTGTCACTGAATCCGATTATTTACTTTGGAAAGGACTAGGAATTGGATGGGAAACAATCGGAGAACCGTTTTCGATTTTTGCCTACGATCGCAATAAAAAACTTACCCTTAGACTGGTTACTACAAAGAAAAACTAA